One Amaranthus tricolor cultivar Red isolate AtriRed21 chromosome 1, ASM2621246v1, whole genome shotgun sequence DNA window includes the following coding sequences:
- the LOC130813561 gene encoding condensin-1 complex subunit CAP-D2-like isoform X2 produces MQKNPELQAAAMLALCRFMVVDATFCEANLRLLFTVVENASSQTVRSNCTIALGDLAVRFPNLVEPWTEHMYARLRDSSVSVRINAILVLSHLILNEMMKVKGYIYEMALRLEDEDERISNLAKLFTELAKKGSNPIYNLLPDIVGKLSQQNLDRESFCNIMQFLIGSIKKDKQMEGLVEKLCNRFNGVTDSSQWECLAYCLSQLSFTDKGMKKLIDSFETYEHALCEDSVTDNSRNIIIKAKKFAKPELKSAIEEFEEKLNKFHSEKKEQEVTARNAQDHKNRIDGLGDFTVADKIKHENGDATISEDGEVIDASDGPCLNDITNSTVDHAEDCSTITSDSTQTEANDDEVLSPIVNQKDVPSSRSRKSRARNQKVVNTTSVRTRSTRSKQSERKRPCCKLSLSFWLAFYCE; encoded by the exons ATGCAGAAG AATCCGGAACTGCAAGCAGCTGCTATGCTTGCTCTATGTCGTTTCATGGTAGTGGATGCTACTTTTTG TGAAGCAAATCTCCGGTTACTGTTCACAGTTGTAGAAAATGCATCATCACAAACTGTTCGATCAAATTGCACCATAGCTCTGGGGGATCTGGCTGTTCGTTTTCCTAATTTAGTTGAACCATGGACTGAACACATGTATGCCAGGTTGCGTGATTCTTCAGTTTCCGTTCGGATTAATGCTATTTTGGTGCTTTCACATCTTATCTTGAATGAAATGATGAAG GTCAAGGGTTATATATATGAAATGGCTCTTAGATTGGAGGATGAAGATGAAAGAATTTCAAACCTGGCAAAGCTCTTTACTGAGTTAGCAAAGAAAG GATCAAATCCAATATATAATTTACTTCCTGATATTGTTGGCAAGCTTTCTCAACAGAATTTGGATAGGGAATCATTTTGCAATATTATGCAGTTTTTGAttgggtccattaaaaag GACAAACAAATGGAAGGCTTGGTTGAGAAGCTTTGCAACCGGTTTAATGGTGTTACAG ATAGCAGTCAGTGGGAATGCCTTGCGTATTGCCTTTCTCAGTTGTCGTTCACCGATAAAGGGATGAAAAAGCTTATAGACTCATTCGAGACATATGAACACGCTTTATGTGAGGATTCTGTGACGGACAATTCCagaaacatcatcatcaag GCCAAGAAGTTTGCAAAACCTGAACTTAAATCAGCTATTGAGGAGTTTGAAGAAAAGCTCAATAAGTTTCATTCGGAGAAGAAGGAGCAGGAAGTCACAGCACGAAATGCACAAGACCACAAAAACAGAATTGACGGCTTAGGAGATTTTACTGTTGCTGATAAGATCAAACATGAAAATGGAGATGCTACCATCTCTGAAG ATGGTGAAGTCATTGATGCTTCTGATGGACCATGTTTGAATGACATCACAAATTCAACTGTTGATCATGCAGAAGATTGTTCTACAATTACCAGTGATTCGACACAGACGGAAGCCAATGATGATGAAGTCCTGTCTCCAATAGTTAATCAAAAAG ATGTACCGAGTTCTAGAAGCAGGAAATCAAGGGCGCGAAATCAGAAGGTTGTAAACACTACATCAGTTAGGACTAGGAGTACAAGATCAAAACAAAG TGAAAGGAAGAGACCATGCTGCAAATTGTCACTCAGCTTTTGGCTTGCATTCTACTGTGAATAG
- the LOC130813561 gene encoding condensin-1 complex subunit CAP-D2-like isoform X1: MQKNPELQAAAMLALCRFMVVDATFCEANLRLLFTVVENASSQTVRSNCTIALGDLAVRFPNLVEPWTEHMYARLRDSSVSVRINAILVLSHLILNEMMKVKGYIYEMALRLEDEDERISNLAKLFTELAKKGSNPIYNLLPDIVGKLSQQNLDRESFCNIMQFLIGSIKKDKQMEGLVEKLCNRFNGVTDSSQWECLAYCLSQLSFTDKGMKKLIDSFETYEHALCEDSVTDNSRNIIIKAKKFAKPELKSAIEEFEEKLNKFHSEKKEQEVTARNAQDHKNRIDGLGDFTVADKIKHENGDATISEDGEVIDASDGPCLNDITNSTVDHAEDCSTITSDSTQTEANDDEVLSPIVNQKDVPSSRSRKSRARNQKVVNTTSVRTRSTRSKQRSPSIFDFYLVFGFRSFLLLYTGYAKLKFLL; encoded by the exons ATGCAGAAG AATCCGGAACTGCAAGCAGCTGCTATGCTTGCTCTATGTCGTTTCATGGTAGTGGATGCTACTTTTTG TGAAGCAAATCTCCGGTTACTGTTCACAGTTGTAGAAAATGCATCATCACAAACTGTTCGATCAAATTGCACCATAGCTCTGGGGGATCTGGCTGTTCGTTTTCCTAATTTAGTTGAACCATGGACTGAACACATGTATGCCAGGTTGCGTGATTCTTCAGTTTCCGTTCGGATTAATGCTATTTTGGTGCTTTCACATCTTATCTTGAATGAAATGATGAAG GTCAAGGGTTATATATATGAAATGGCTCTTAGATTGGAGGATGAAGATGAAAGAATTTCAAACCTGGCAAAGCTCTTTACTGAGTTAGCAAAGAAAG GATCAAATCCAATATATAATTTACTTCCTGATATTGTTGGCAAGCTTTCTCAACAGAATTTGGATAGGGAATCATTTTGCAATATTATGCAGTTTTTGAttgggtccattaaaaag GACAAACAAATGGAAGGCTTGGTTGAGAAGCTTTGCAACCGGTTTAATGGTGTTACAG ATAGCAGTCAGTGGGAATGCCTTGCGTATTGCCTTTCTCAGTTGTCGTTCACCGATAAAGGGATGAAAAAGCTTATAGACTCATTCGAGACATATGAACACGCTTTATGTGAGGATTCTGTGACGGACAATTCCagaaacatcatcatcaag GCCAAGAAGTTTGCAAAACCTGAACTTAAATCAGCTATTGAGGAGTTTGAAGAAAAGCTCAATAAGTTTCATTCGGAGAAGAAGGAGCAGGAAGTCACAGCACGAAATGCACAAGACCACAAAAACAGAATTGACGGCTTAGGAGATTTTACTGTTGCTGATAAGATCAAACATGAAAATGGAGATGCTACCATCTCTGAAG ATGGTGAAGTCATTGATGCTTCTGATGGACCATGTTTGAATGACATCACAAATTCAACTGTTGATCATGCAGAAGATTGTTCTACAATTACCAGTGATTCGACACAGACGGAAGCCAATGATGATGAAGTCCTGTCTCCAATAGTTAATCAAAAAG ATGTACCGAGTTCTAGAAGCAGGAAATCAAGGGCGCGAAATCAGAAGGTTGTAAACACTACATCAGTTAGGACTAGGAGTACAAGATCAAAACAAAGGTCACCTTCtatctttgatttttatttagttttcgGTTTTCGTTCCTTTTTACTTCTGTATACTGGATATGCAAAATTGAAATTCCTTTTATAA